A single region of the Anopheles funestus chromosome X, idAnoFuneDA-416_04, whole genome shotgun sequence genome encodes:
- the LOC125767686 gene encoding uncharacterized protein LOC125767686 isoform X2 produces MDTFFRLRRSSHTPSYSQGGQEPLIVVEESENNEKEEETSNQSSQRQSLDIESPENPYLLSPWRETRKHSLPTPPCTSGITASQVRRLSERGGEGSGPSPREQAFLATLYSTPAPQPGGRRHSVVTISRVPPTLFGRNRRESIAALPAGQRSNASSRRESNIGPPPSTDHRASSATEINRCGEKEHPSPLASHAFPLRSAAKSPTAGTSAAGGGGGGDQPKSNLQKNRSNSFDISLYQNIKQLATGGGTLSGSGGGGGGGSGATDTEKSFVESGWFIKRHQPMARRKSSAKSPSATVTFARETFDKLRDKEPAHKDEPKPKPKESRSPLNKLKWDGRSAIVDARMIGHAIENFITGSSSSSSSSSSGKKSSASGGGKDGAGGRTGGKKSSTSSWFGKADEDEDSNDACDSSLCSTLKDLFVK; encoded by the exons ATGG ATACGTTCTTCCGGCTGAGAAGGTCGTCCCACACGCCGTCGTACAGCCAGGGCGGTCAGGAACCGCTGATCGTCGTCGAGGAGTCGGAAAACAATGAAAAGGAGGAGGAAACAAGCAATCAATCGTCCCAGCGCCAAAGTCTGGACATCGAATCGCCCGAAAACCCGTACTTGCTGTCCCCATGGCGCGAAACGCGCAAACACTCGCTACCCACACCACCCTGCACCAGCGGCATCACTGCCAGCCAGGTGCGGCGCCTGTCGGAGCGGGGCGGTGAAGGGTCCGGTCCGTCGCCCCGCGAACAGGCCTTCCTGGCCACGCTCTACAGCACACCAGCACCGCAACCGGGTGGCCGACGCCATTCGGTGGTCACGATCAGCCGCGTTCCGCCCACGCTATTCGGCCGGAATCGCAGGGAGTCTATTGCAGCGCTACCTGCTGGCCAGCG TTCGAACGCAAGCTCCCGACGCGAAAGCAATATTGGACCGCCGCCATCGACGGACCACAGAG CCTCGTCTGCGACAGAGATTAATCGATGTGGCGAGAAAGAGCACCCTAGCCCCCTAGCTTCCCACGCATTTCCGCTTCGATCCGCCGCCAAAAGTCCGACCGCGGGCACCTCGgctgccggtggtggtggcggcggcgaCCAGCCGAAAAGCAATCTCCAGAAGAATCGCTCGAACAGTTTTGACATTTCGCTCTACCAGAATATCAAGCAGCTCGCCACAGGGGGCGGTACACTCTCtggcagtggtggtggtggtggtggtggtagtggtgcaACCGACACCGAAAAATCGTTCGTCGAGTCCGGCTGGTTCATCAAGCGGCACCAGCCGATGGCACGCCGCAAATCATCGGCCAAATCACCGAGCGCCACCGTCACGTTCGCGCGCGAAACGTTCGACAAGCTGCGGGACAAGGAACCGGCCCACAAGGATGAACCGAAGCCGAAACCGAAGGAGTCCCGATCACCGCTGAACAAGCTGAAATGGGACGGCCGAAGTGCGATCGTGGACGCCCGCATGATTGGACACGCGATCGAAAACTTCATCACCGGCTCCTCGtcctcgtcatcgtcgtcgtcgtcgggcAAAAAATCGTCCGCCTCCGGCGGCGGTAAGGATGGTGCGGGTGGCCGAACCGGTGGCAAAAAGTCGTCCACCTCCAGCTGGTTCGGTAAGGCGGACGAGGACGAAGATTCGAACGACGCGTGCGATTCCTCGCTCTGCTCGACCCTGAAGGATCTGTTTGTAAAGTAA
- the LOC125767686 gene encoding uncharacterized protein LOC125767686 isoform X1 — translation MDTFFRLRRSSHTPSYSQGGQEPLIVVEESENNEKEEETSNQSSQRQSLDIESPENPYLLSPWRETRKHSLPTPPCTSGITASQVRRLSERGGEGSGPSPREQAFLATLYSTPAPQPGGRRHSVVTISRVPPTLFGRNRRESIAALPAGQRSNASSRRESNIGPPPSTDHRGSIHNLQLDIMDDIVQARKARMKLWNTSNERVCEVQTLDEAGTGSSSPMRYTNRRYSDFVGTALPPIQSFRRASEMPISPCAPLMPVSTSSIATPAAPTPGTDASFKPKTKMGIVCTNTDLISLLSSLASSATEINRCGEKEHPSPLASHAFPLRSAAKSPTAGTSAAGGGGGGDQPKSNLQKNRSNSFDISLYQNIKQLATGGGTLSGSGGGGGGGSGATDTEKSFVESGWFIKRHQPMARRKSSAKSPSATVTFARETFDKLRDKEPAHKDEPKPKPKESRSPLNKLKWDGRSAIVDARMIGHAIENFITGSSSSSSSSSSGKKSSASGGGKDGAGGRTGGKKSSTSSWFGKADEDEDSNDACDSSLCSTLKDLFVK, via the exons ATGG ATACGTTCTTCCGGCTGAGAAGGTCGTCCCACACGCCGTCGTACAGCCAGGGCGGTCAGGAACCGCTGATCGTCGTCGAGGAGTCGGAAAACAATGAAAAGGAGGAGGAAACAAGCAATCAATCGTCCCAGCGCCAAAGTCTGGACATCGAATCGCCCGAAAACCCGTACTTGCTGTCCCCATGGCGCGAAACGCGCAAACACTCGCTACCCACACCACCCTGCACCAGCGGCATCACTGCCAGCCAGGTGCGGCGCCTGTCGGAGCGGGGCGGTGAAGGGTCCGGTCCGTCGCCCCGCGAACAGGCCTTCCTGGCCACGCTCTACAGCACACCAGCACCGCAACCGGGTGGCCGACGCCATTCGGTGGTCACGATCAGCCGCGTTCCGCCCACGCTATTCGGCCGGAATCGCAGGGAGTCTATTGCAGCGCTACCTGCTGGCCAGCG TTCGAACGCAAGCTCCCGACGCGAAAGCAATATTGGACCGCCGCCATCGACGGACCACAGAGGTAGTATACACAATTTACAGTTAGATATTATGGATGATATAGTACAGGCTAGAAAAGCGCGCATGAAGCTGTGGAACACGAGCAACGAGCGTGTGTGCGAAGTGCAAACGCTCGACGAGGCCGGCACCGGTTCCAGCTCGCCGATGCGCTACACCAACCGGCGCTACTCGGACTTCGTCGGTACCGCGTTGCCCCCGATACAGTCGTTCCGGCGCGCCTCGGAGATGCCGATATCGCCGTGCGCCCCGCTAATGCCGGTCAGCACGAGCAGCATCGCAACACCTGCCGCACCGACACCAGGCACCGACGCGTCCTTTAAGCCGAAAACGAAGATGGGTATCGTGTGCACCAACACTGATCTCATATCTCTCTTATCGTCTCTAGCCTCGTCTGCGACAGAGATTAATCGATGTGGCGAGAAAGAGCACCCTAGCCCCCTAGCTTCCCACGCATTTCCGCTTCGATCCGCCGCCAAAAGTCCGACCGCGGGCACCTCGgctgccggtggtggtggcggcggcgaCCAGCCGAAAAGCAATCTCCAGAAGAATCGCTCGAACAGTTTTGACATTTCGCTCTACCAGAATATCAAGCAGCTCGCCACAGGGGGCGGTACACTCTCtggcagtggtggtggtggtggtggtggtagtggtgcaACCGACACCGAAAAATCGTTCGTCGAGTCCGGCTGGTTCATCAAGCGGCACCAGCCGATGGCACGCCGCAAATCATCGGCCAAATCACCGAGCGCCACCGTCACGTTCGCGCGCGAAACGTTCGACAAGCTGCGGGACAAGGAACCGGCCCACAAGGATGAACCGAAGCCGAAACCGAAGGAGTCCCGATCACCGCTGAACAAGCTGAAATGGGACGGCCGAAGTGCGATCGTGGACGCCCGCATGATTGGACACGCGATCGAAAACTTCATCACCGGCTCCTCGtcctcgtcatcgtcgtcgtcgtcgggcAAAAAATCGTCCGCCTCCGGCGGCGGTAAGGATGGTGCGGGTGGCCGAACCGGTGGCAAAAAGTCGTCCACCTCCAGCTGGTTCGGTAAGGCGGACGAGGACGAAGATTCGAACGACGCGTGCGATTCCTCGCTCTGCTCGACCCTGAAGGATCTGTTTGTAAAGTAA